In Malassezia japonica chromosome 2, complete sequence, one DNA window encodes the following:
- a CDS encoding uncharacterized protein (EggNog:ENOG503Q4V8), which translates to MTAIAPFAGGWAALARKGGGDVAREVLGGGLKEDIQAALPHVALAALDDEGGGGGAALVALLRTLQGHDASLVRMACGASGAFYLSILQECCTPEAALLVAAAATDAEKKEWLPLATAGVQHATADFFAVPWREGVRRVVRAVRLARCIARTQDASQAATKELVALATALATVYHGVLSAARVPQDEASSSASPWPVDWLAAKVDVLCAADACVTAAQDTQPSDVLDALRTGAQHVPDAVSLVDSALLEDLASAQPECAALLPQRTPFPGLAWAAVQGTAKRPAAPEPDAAVVETVLAVLPHLARADVVRRLRRPRYHGMAPEAVVEAFLDDPSGLGDVEADAAQPPSAPARDEGLSDEVKATILARAAAEDEEDTTADGAPRDMGVEHALLRAYAAYGPSLFARDKTARQRPERTHLRTSLEALGPAWADDQIEAWASMLERNPHKDQLLMRATSVLTPNVNAPGGGGYGPDKLRGGRIPGQSRGARGARGGRGGRGGGRGRGRGRGQP; encoded by the coding sequence ATGACCGCCATCGCGCCTTTCGCCGGCGgctgggcggcgctcgcacgAAAAGGGGGGGGTGAcgttgcgcgcgaggtgctgggAGGGGGGCTGAAGGAGGACATCCAGGCGGCTCTGCCGCATGTCGcgcttgctgcgctcgacgacgagggtggggggggcggcgcggcgctcgtggcCCTGCTTCGCACCTTGCAGGGCcacgacgcgtcgctcgtgcgcatggcgtgcggcgcaagcggcgcatTTTATCTATCGATCTTACAAGAATGCTGCACACCGGAAGCGGCACTCCtcgtggccgcggcggcaaCCGACGCGGAGAAAAAAGAGTGGCTGCCGCTCGCCACGGCCGGCGTCCAGCACGCCACGGCCGACTTTTTTGCCGTGCCGTGGCGCGAGggcgtccggcgcgtcgtccgtGCGGTGCGCCTTGCACGGTgcatcgcacgcacgcagGACGCATCGCAGGCGGCGAccaaggagctcgtcgccctcgccacggcgctcgctACGGTCTACCACGGCGTgctgagcgccgcgcgcgtgccgcaggacgaggcgtcgtcgtccgctAGCCCGTGGCCGGTCGACTGGCTCGCAGCCAAGGTGGACGTCTTgtgcgcggccgacgcatGCGTCACGGCCGCGCAGGATACCCAGCCcagcgacgtgctcgacgcactgcgcaccggcgcgcagcacgtccCGGACGCCGTGTCGCTCGTCGATagtgcgctgctcgaggacctcgcGAGTGCGCAGcccgagtgcgccgcgctcctgccgcagcgcacgccgttTCCGGGCCTCGCATGGGCGGCCGTCCAGGGCACCGCAAAGCGCCCagcggcgcccgagccggacGCGGCCGTAGTCGAGACGGTGCTCGCAGTGCTGCCCCACCTCGCTCGTGccgacgtcgtgcgccgcctgcgccgcccacgcTACCACGGCATGGCGCCGGAAGCAGTCGTGGAGGCGTTCCTCGACGACCCCAGCGGgctgggcgacgtcgaggcggacgccgcgcagccgccgagcgcgccggcacgcgACGAGGGCCTCTCGGACGAGGTGAAGGCGACGATcctcgcacgcgccgcggccgaggacgaggaggacacGACGgcagacggcgcgccgcgcgataTGGgtgtcgagcacgcgctcctgcgtGCCTACGCGGCGTACGGACcgtcgctctttgcgcgcgACAAGACGGCACGCCAGCGgccggagcgcacgcatctgcgcacgtcgctcgaggcgctcggcccgGCGTGGGCCGACGACCAGATCGAGGCGTGGGCATCGATGCTCGAGCGGAATCCCCACAAGGACCAGCTGCTGATGCGCGCTACAAGCGTTCTTACGCCGAACGTCAatgcgccgggcggcggaGGCTATGGGCCGGACAAGCTGCGTGGCGGCCGCATTCCGGGGCAGAgccgtggcgcgcgtggcgcgcgcggcgggcgcggcgggcgtggTGGGGGCCGTGGCCGAGGACGTGGCCGTGGGCAGCCGTAG
- the REI1 gene encoding pre-60S factor rei1 (COG:S; EggNog:ENOG503NX8I): MSGGVGGTMQGDEHVFTCVTCSVAFYSPADQREHFRSDLHRYNMKRRVANLAPVSATVFNEKVQERRTALENVAKEPEATGRCAVCSKSFASQNAYRDHLQSKRHKENERRGPKQPSTSKAQTMDVSDLREALEEDEEDLEGLDEEARMERIIEKKLARARRIDPAAECMFCSQPQTSLDASVEHMQGAHGFFVPERKYLVDLDGFLRYLADKVAVGNTCLWCSKTFHELGAVQKHMTDKSHCKVAYDSQEQQLEYADFYDFRSSYPDYQQKQEAADGWEDVDEDGDEDEDEDEDDEAVWDDGDSDEEDVPENAIRYGDSELELVLPSGARLGHRSLQRYYRQSFWQTPAAQSQSATASNGRALAHRLAGTDRIVPGDLVVGNRHGQEVVARNRGEAKEATRHLREFRDMKRREQFKTKVGFRHNNQKHFRDPLLQ; encoded by the coding sequence ATGAGTGGGGGCGTGGGCGGCACGATGCAGGGAGACGAGCACGTCTTTACCTGTGTGACATGCAGTGTTGCATTCTATAGCCCGGCGGATCAGCGCGAGCATTTTCGCTCGGATTTGCACCGCTATAATATGAAGCGCCGTGTGGCGAATCTCGCGCCGGTCTCGGCCACCGTCTTTAACGAAAAggtgcaggagcgccgcaccgcgctcgagaaCGTTGCCAaggagcccgaggcgacgGGGCGGTGTGCGGTGTGCAGCAAGTCGTTTGCGTCGCAGAACGCGTACCGCGATCACCTGCAGTCCAAACGCCACAAGGAGAACGAACGCAGGGGACCGAAGCAGCCGAGCACGTCCAAGGCACAGACCATGGATGTGTCGGActtgcgcgaggcgctcgaagaagacgaggaggacCTCGAGGGTCTCGATGAAGAGGCGCGCATGGAGCGCATCATCGAAAAGAAGCTCgcacgcgcccgccgcaTCGATCCCGCGGCGGAGTGCATGTTCTGCTCGCAGCCCCAAACGTCGCTCGATGCGTCGGTGGAGCACATGCAGGGTGCGCACGGCTTCTTTGTGCCGGAGCGCAAgtacctcgtcgacctcgacggcTTCCTGCGCTACCTCGCCGACAAGGTGGCGGTGGGCAACACATGCCTGTGGTGCTCCAAGACCTTCCACGAGCTGGGCGCCGTGCAAAAGCACATGACGGACAAGTCGCACTGCAAGGTCGCGTACGACTCGcaggagcagcagctcgagtACGCCGACTTTTACGATTTCCGCAGCAGTTATCCGGACTACCAGCAGAAGCAAGAGGCTGCGGATGGCTGGGAGGATGTTGACGAGGACGgggacgaggacgaggacgaggacgaggacgacgaggcggtgtGGGATGACGGagacagcgacgaggaggacgtgcCGGAGAATGCGATCCGGTACGGCGActcggagctcgagctggtcctcccgtccggcgcgcgcctcggccaccgTTCGCTCCAGCGCTACTACCGCCAGTCGTTCTGGCAGACGCCGGCGGCACAGTCGCagagcgcgacggcctcgaacggccgcgcgcttgcacaccgcctcgcgggcACGGACCGTATCGTGCCGGGCGACTTGGTGGTCGGAAACCGCCACGGCCAGGaagtcgtcgcgcgcaaccgcggcgaggcgaaggaggcgacgcgccaccTGCGTGAGTTCCGCGACATGAAGCGCCGTGAGCAGTTCAAGACCAAGGTCGGTTTCCGGCACAACAACCAAAAGCACTTCCGCGACCCTCTGCTGCAATAG
- a CDS encoding uncharacterized protein (EggNog:ENOG503NY31; COG:A) — MLFPQEDTEAVKQWLITELEPLCDADPDVLADYVLALFKYDTSETELLSMMNEQLVDFLEGATEEFVNKAYQTLKSGAYRETRKRDAEDEDAEFEDAELPAKRQAYAFGDQAANENIAEEMPENPEGMPMSDAPQARARKNPRQAVPKGWCRDYHTMGYCSRGSNCKFHHSDDSIVGPVPPGFPMGGALPPPDVPWTPEQMQMAMDQMQQMVASGQLPEGMPMPPMMPPMPPMRGSGRGLRGRGRGRGGRAGFMGHGPAPVRSQDTLVIENIPSEHLDLAHVNDYFKRFGTITNIDVDTPNSKAMVSYATPDEADAAHKNPDVIFGNRFVKVYFQRLEPERPMKPLPSKPNYMTDKGSNVYIAPELRNADAPKPAPTPIDIEKRKLLELRKKKQTLLNMQLSEQKSLLEKLENKDLTPQGRKSIMAMLEKLSTEIKSATEMLKKDMQPTQAMETDAPSDTQKATTEELQAKLASLRQEAASLGLDASGNARGFRGRGRGRGAPSFRGRGGAFNRSLTLDNRTTRVGISQLPSDYDASKLKAYLERFGELQSLDHDQGQLVANYKTRASGEQVFRNGPAIPDVGEVQLSWVEPSPVSVPSQEALEQAHLDADAERENWKR; from the exons ATGCTGTTTCCGCAAGAGGACACGGAGGCCGTCAAGCAGTGGCTCATTACTGAGCTCGAGCCATT GTGTGACGCCGATCCCGATGTGCTCGCCGACTATGTGCTCGCCCTGTTCAAATACGATACCAGCGAGACGGAGCTGCTGTCGATGATGaatgagcagctcgtcgacttCTTGGAGGGTGCGACAGAGGAGTTCGTCAACAAGGCATACCAAACGCTCAAGTCGGGCGCATACCGCGAGACACGCAAGCGCGAtgccgaggacgaagacGCAGAGTTTGAGGACGCGGAACTGCCGGCCAAGCGCCAGGCGTACGCGTTCGGCGACCAAGCCGCCAACGAGAACATTGCGGAAGAGATGCCCGAGAACCCCGAGGGCATGCCGATGAGCGACGCAccgcaggcgcgcgcgcgcaagaACCCGCGCCAGGCGGTTCCGAAAGGCTGGTGCCGTGACTACCACA CGATGGGCTACTGCTCGCGGGGCAGCAACTGCAAGTTCCACCACTCGGACGACAGCATTGTAGGCCCTGTTCCTCCTGGCTTCCCgatgggcggcgcgcttccgCCGCCCGATGTCCCGTGGACGCCGGAGCAAATGCAGATGGCCATGGACCAGATGCAGCAGATGGTCGCGTCTGGCCAGCTGCCGGAAGGCATGCCGATGCCTCCCATGatgccgccgatgccgccgatgcgcggcagcggTCGTGGCCTGCGTGGCCGTGgccgtggccgcggcggccgtgcgggCTTTATGGGACACGGCCCGGCGCCTGTGCGCAGCCAAGACACGCTGGTGATTGAAAATATACCCTCGGAGCACCTGGATCTGGCGCATGTGAACGACTACTTTAAGCGGTTCGGCACGATTACCAACATTGacgtcgacacgccgaATTCCAAGGCGATGGTAAGCTATGCGAcgcccgacgaggccgacgcggcgcacaagAACCCCGACGTGATCTTTGGCAACCGTTTCGTCAAGGTGTACTtccagcgcctggagcCGGAGCGCCCGATGAAGCCGCTGCCCTCGAAGCCGAACTACATGACGGACAAGGGCTCGAACGTGTACATTGCGCcggagctgcgcaatgcCGACGCTCCCAAGCCCGCGCCGACACCTATCGACAtcgagaagcgcaagctgctcgagttGCGCAAGAAAAAACAGACGCTACTCAACATGCAGCTCTCCGAGCAAAAATCCCTGCTGGAGAAGCTCGAAAACAAGGACCTCACGCCGCAAGGACGCAAGAGCATTATGGCCATGCTGGAGAAGCTCTCGACCGAGATCAAGTCTGCGACCGAGATGCTGAAGAAGGACATGCAGCCGACGCAGGCGATGGAAACCGACGCGCCCAGCGACACGCAAAAAGCCACCACCGAGGAGCTCCAAGCGAagctcgcgtcgctgcgccaaGAGGCCGCCTCGCTGGGTCTCGACGCGTCCGGCAACGCGCGCGGTTTCCGTGGCCGTGGCCGCGGGCGTGGTGCGCCGTCGTTCCGTGGCCGGGGCGGCGCGTTTAACCGCTCGCTCACCCTCGACAACCGCACGACGCGTGTCGGCATCTCGCAGCTGCCGTCGGACTATGACGCGTCGAAGCTCAAGGCGTACCTCGAGCGCTTTGGCGAGCTCCAGTCCCTCGACCACGACCAGGGCCAGCTGGTGGCTAACTACAAGACGCGGGCGAGTGGCGAGCAGGTCTTCCGCAACGGCCCCGCCATtcccgacgtcggcgaggtccaGCTGAGCTGGGTCGAGCCGTCACCCGTGTCGGTCCCCAGTCAAGAGGCGCTGGAGCaagcgcacctcgacgcggatgccgagcgcgagaacTGGAAGCGCTAG
- the RPL20B gene encoding 60S ribosomal protein L20B (COG:J; EggNog:ENOG503NUZ6) — translation MVRLSEYMVIGRRLPTEKEETPALYRMRIFAANETVAKSRFWYFARQLRKMKKATGEIVTVNKIEEKKPMKVKNFAIWLRYNSRSGTHNMYKEYRGLSRAEAVESMYQDMAARHRARFGSIHILKVAEIEKTEDIRRPYIKQLTAKNLRFPLPHRRSRAAGIYAGKRPSTFY, via the exons ATGGTCCGCCTCTCGGAGTACATGGTTATCGGTCGGCGTCTGCCTACGGAGAAGGAGGAGACTCCTGCTCTGTACCGCATGCGCATCTTCGCTGCCAACGAGACCGTCGCCAAGTCGCGTTTCTGGTACTTTGCGCGTCAGCTGCGTAAGATGAAGAAGGCCACTGGTGAGATTGTTACCGTGAACAAG ATTGAGGAGAAGAAGCCCATGAAGGTCAAGAACTTCGCCATCTGGCTCCGTTACAACTCGCGCTCGGGTACCCACAACATGTACAAGGAGTACCGTGGCCTgagccgcgccgaggccgtcgagTCCATGTACCAGGACATGGCTGCCCGCCACCGTGCCCGCTTTGGCAGCATCCAC ATCCTCAAGGTTGCTGAGATTGAGAAGACCGAGGACATCCGCCGTCCTTACATCAAGCAGCTCACCGCCAAGAACCTGCGCTTCCCTCTGCCCCACCGCCGCTCTCGCGCTGCGGGCATCTACGCTGGCAAGCGCCCTTCGACGTTCTACTAA
- the vps35 gene encoding retromer complex subunit Vps35 (EggNog:ENOG503NVAF; COG:U; BUSCO:EOG09260T28), translating into MDESTKTLTESLNVVKVQRVQLKRFLDADRVMDALKCASTMLGELRSSSLTPKHYYELYMAVFDALRHLSIYLYDAHTAGKHHLADLYELVQYCGNIVPRLYLMVTVGSVYMSVPDAPIKEIMKDMMEMSRGVQHPTRGLFLRHYLSGATRDHLPIGTDPGPVGELSDSISFVLTNFIEMNKLWVRQQHLGHSRDREKRENERKELRILVGTNLVRLSQLEGVTLEVYQETILPKVLEQVINCKDVIAQEYLMEVIIQVFPDDFHLHTLSLILSACARLHPKVSVKQIVIALISRLAAYAAREAENESPEETRRQEEEATARLAEKMGAMRAAKPIATAAIWDEITDEQSRLKDKWSLFAEELSEAVPAADNTEGSIWNDAPRPNIWSKAKKADQEPPKEPKEPAADKVEDAAPEPQAPADDTPKVDKGKQPERIVRKFRGIPEDVRLFEVFWEQIVLLMRARPDLSVNDTSALLLALLDLSLSCYPDRLEYVDQVFGFANDKFTEAAEATDASYVASNANFHALLLAPVNSYASALTLLALPNFHALWAQQPLLTQRAIAQAIVRSMLRRDTVVSTPEEADGILTLLSTLIEDQPDISSQGLASTAQQASAQAGLRPAQAFAQAQQGYYSPAIASHMEEIAEKQGTLARLVHLFRANDPEVQLSLLHIARQHLAKGNECIRFTFPPLITSAIKLARRYRLWQNRDKEYEAHMTTLFYFVHQLISTLYNQVESSELSLRLFLLIAEVADDNGFEELAYEFYVQSFTIYEESISDSRSQLQAIGLIISTLYKARIFGPDNYDTLITKAALYSAKLLKRPHQAAAVMMASHLWWQVDGAKDVGLKHKYPLVRDGRRVLECLQKTLRIANGCINEHTTVEIFCHALSKYLYYFEQGVEAVTAKYINSLVDLIAKGLQTLSTEQKAASWGHDFFDAPTSPDAIQQHFKGQLQYIQEKKQAALQQIASDSDEPYIGPDWSSIEIGSALTRMRT; encoded by the coding sequence ATGGACGAATCCACTAAAACCCTCACCGAGTCGCTGAATGTCGTCAAGGTtcagcgcgtgcagctcaAGCGGTTTCTCGATGCGGACCGCGTAATGGACGCGCTCAagtgcgcgtcgacgatgctcggcgagctgcgctcctcgtcgctcacgCCGAAGCACTACTACGAGCTGTACATGGCGGTGTttgacgcgctgcgccatcTTTCTATTTATTTGTACGACGCGCACACCGCTGGCAAGCACCACCTCGCGGATCTGtacgagctcgtgcagtACTGCGGCAACATTGTGCCGCGCCTCTACCTCATGGTGACGGTGGGGAGCGTGTACATGTCAGTGCCAGACGCGCCGATCAAGGAAATCATGAAGGACATGATGGAAATGAGCAGGGGCGTGCAGCATCCCACGCGCGGCCTCTTTCTGCGCCACTACCTCTCGGGCGCGACCCGCGACCACCTGCCCATCGGCACGGACCCGGGgccggtcggcgagctctcGGACAGCATCAGCTTTGTGCTGACCAACTTTATCGAGATGAACAAGCTCTGGGTGCGCcagcagcacctcggccacTCGCGCGACCGCGAGAAGCGGGAAaacgagcgcaaggagctccgcatcctcgtcggcaccaacctcgtgcgcctctcgcagctcgagggcgTCACGCTCGAGGTCTACCAAGAGACGATCCTGCccaaggtgctcgagcaggtgaTCAACTGCAAGGACGTCATCGCCCAGGAGTACCTCATGGAGGTCATTATCCAGGTGTTCCCCGACGACTTTCACCTGCACACACTCTCGCTGATCCtctcggcctgcgcgcgtCTGCACCCCAAGGTCAGCGTCAAGCAGATCGTCATTGCGCTCATCTCGCGTCTCGCGGCgtacgctgcgcgcgaggccgagaacGAGAGCCCAGAAgagacgcgccgccaggaggaagaggccacggcgcgccttgccgaAAAGATGGGCGCAatgcgcgccgcaaagccgatcgccaccgccgccaTCTGGGACGAGATCACCGACGAGCAGAGCCGCCTCAAGGACAAGTGGAGCCtctttgccgaggagctcagCGAGGCAGTGCCGGCTGCGGACAACACCGAAGGCTCGATCTGgaacgacgcgccgcggcccaaCATCTGGAGCAAGGCGAAAAAGGCCGACCAGGAGCCTCCCAAGGAGCCCAAGGAGCCCGCCGCAGACAAGgtcgaggatgcggcgccggagccCCAAGCCCCGGCCGACGATACGCCCAAGGTCGACAAGGGCAAGCAGCCCGAACGGATCGTGCGCAAGTTCCGCGGCATTCCagaggacgtgcgcctgTTTGAGGTGTTCTGGGAGCAGATCGTCCTCCTTATGCGTGCGCGCCCGGACCTGTCGGTGAACGACACATCGGCACTCCTGCTCGCCTTGCTCGACCTGTCGCTGTCGTGCTACCCCGACCGCTTGGAGTACGTCGACCAGGTCTTTGGCTTTGCCAACGACAAGTtcaccgaggccgcggaAGCGACCGATGCAAGCTACGTCGCAAGCAACGCAAACTTccacgcgctgctcctcgcgccggTGAACTCGTACGCGAGCGCCCTGACGCTATTGGCGCTGCCCAACTTTCACGCTCTGTGGGCACAGCAGCCTCTTCTTACACAGCGTGCGATTGCACAGGCGATTGTGCGCTCCATGCTGCGTCGCGACACGGTCGTGAGCACGCCAGAAGAGGCCGACGGTATCCTCACGCTCCTCTCGACGCTGATCGAGGACCAGCCGGACATCTCGAGCCAGGGACtcgcgagcaccgcgcagcaggcctCGGCCCAGGCCGGTCTGCGGCCCGCCCAGGCAtttgcgcaggcgcagcagggcTACTACTCGCCGGCGATCGCGAGTCACATGGAGGAAATCGCCGAGAAGCAAGGCAccctcgcgcggctcgtGCACCTTTTCCGTGCCAACGACCCCGAGGTCCAGCTGAGCCTCTTGCACATTGCGCGCCAGCATCTTGCCAAGGGCAACGAATGCATCCGCTTCACGTTCCCTCCGCTGATTACGTCGGCAATcaagctcgcgcgtcgctaCCGCCTGTGGCAGAACCGCGACAAGGAGTACGAAGCGCACATGACGACGCTCTTTTACTTTGTCCACCAGCTCATCTCGACGCTGTACAACCAGGTCGAGTCGTCGGAGCTgagcctgcgcctctttttgctgatcgccgaggtcgccgacgacaaTGGCTTCGAGGAGCTTGCGTACGAATTCTACGTGCAGTCGTTTACCATCTACGAGGAGTCGATCTCCGATTCGCGCTCGCAGCTCCAGGCCATTGGGCTGATCATCAGCACCTTGTACAAAGCACGCATCTTTGGACCGGACAATTACGACACCCTGATCACCAAAGCGGCGCTCTACTCCGCCAAGCTCCTCAAGCGGCCCCACCAAGCCGCCGCTGTGATGATGGCCAGCCACCTCTGGTGGCAGGTGGACGGCGCAAAGGACGTCGGTCTCAAGCACAAGTACCCGCTGGTacgcgacggccgccgtgTCCTGGAATGCCTCCAAAAGACGCTGCGGATCGCGAATGGATGCATCAACGAGCACACGACGGTGGAAATCTTCTGCCATGCGCTCAGCAAGTACCTGTACTACTTTGAGCagggcgtcgaggcggtcaCGGCCAAGTACATCAACTCACTGGTGGACCTGATTGCCAAGGGCCTTCAGACGCTGTCTACGGAGCAAAAGGCCGCGAGCTGGGGGCACGACTTTTTCGACGCGCCTACCTCGCCGGATGCGATCCAGCAGCACTTCAAGGGACAACTGCAATACATCCAAGAAAAGAAACAGGCTGCATTGCAGCAGATCGCaagcgactcggacgagccCTATATCGGCCCGGACTGGAGCAGCATCGAGATTGGTAGCGCACTGACCAGGATGCGGACATAG